The Streptomyces sp. DH-12 genome has a window encoding:
- a CDS encoding SDR family NAD(P)-dependent oxidoreductase, translating into MTTTGSDSTYDPPADPAASAAAAALGRTPPRTDRRVALVTGASSGIGAATARRFAAGGWHLLLSGRDRRRLEETASGTSAVLLPADLAAPDGAKMLAEAALREAGRIDLLIAGAGIGWAGPFLTMPHTDIDRVLFLDLNATLHLVREVLPAMVAAGSGRVVLVGSVAGAVGVREEAVYSAAKAGLAAFAEALRQELRGTGVGVTLVVPGPVETGFFARRGRPYHRSHPRPTSPGRVAAAVWDAVGEARDDTYIPSWLTLPPRVRALTPGLYRRLLDRFG; encoded by the coding sequence GTGACCACCACCGGCTCCGATTCCACCTACGACCCCCCGGCGGACCCCGCCGCCTCCGCCGCGGCCGCGGCACTCGGCCGGACCCCGCCCCGCACCGACCGGCGCGTCGCCCTCGTCACCGGCGCGTCCTCGGGCATCGGCGCGGCCACCGCCCGCCGCTTCGCCGCCGGCGGATGGCACCTGCTGCTCAGCGGACGCGACCGGCGCCGGCTCGAGGAGACCGCGTCCGGCACGTCCGCGGTCCTGCTGCCCGCCGACCTCGCCGCACCGGACGGGGCGAAGATGCTGGCCGAGGCCGCGCTGCGGGAGGCCGGACGGATCGACCTGCTGATCGCCGGGGCGGGCATCGGCTGGGCGGGCCCCTTCCTGACCATGCCGCACACCGACATCGACCGGGTGCTCTTCCTCGACCTCAACGCCACCCTGCACCTGGTCCGCGAGGTGCTGCCCGCGATGGTGGCGGCCGGGAGCGGCCGGGTGGTGCTCGTCGGGTCGGTGGCCGGCGCGGTGGGCGTCCGCGAGGAGGCGGTGTACTCCGCCGCCAAGGCCGGACTGGCCGCGTTCGCCGAGGCGCTCCGGCAGGAGCTGCGCGGCACCGGCGTCGGCGTCACCCTGGTGGTGCCCGGCCCCGTCGAGACCGGCTTCTTCGCCCGCCGAGGCCGCCCCTACCACCGCTCCCACCCGCGCCCCACCTCGCCCGGCCGGGTCGCGGCCGCCGTGTGGGACGCGGTCGGCGAGGCCCGCGACGACACCTACATCCCGTCCTGGCTGACCCTCCCGCCGCGCGTCCGCGCCCTCACCCCCGGCCTCTACCGCCGGCTCCTCGACCGCTTCGGCTGA
- the hpnR gene encoding hopanoid C-3 methylase HpnR, producing the protein MRLLLVHPSALMYSEIFLRLEPLGLERVAGAAREAGHEVRVVDLQVLSVRRLRDEVRSFRPEALGISLNYLANVPEAIRLAERVKEELPECFVFLGGHSVSFVAQEVIEQAKGAVDAVVRGEGEPAVGPLLEAVRDGGVDGVPGVVTASGRGPAPLMLHGIDEPLPARDLTRGRRRYFIGELDPCASVEFTRGCPWDCSFCSAWTFYGRSYRKASPEAAADDLAAIREPNVFIVDDVAFIRPEHGDAIAAEVERRRIRKRYYLETRSDVLLRHPEVFERWARLGLRYMFLGMEAIDAEGLDLYRKRVSPDENLKALETARRMGIKVAVNLIVDPAWDEERFRVVREFAMAVPEIVHFTVMTPYPGTEIWHTESRRLTTRDYRLFDIQHAVVPTTLPLDRFYEELVRTQAVINRKHLGLRTAFGAARVLARNLAHGQTNFARMLWKFNQVYDPRRQLADHARPVRHELPLPQRLDVGDRRALYVHTRGATQGAPARRLPG; encoded by the coding sequence ATGCGCCTGCTGCTCGTCCACCCCAGCGCCCTGATGTACTCCGAGATCTTCCTCCGGCTCGAACCCCTGGGCCTGGAGCGGGTGGCCGGCGCCGCCCGCGAGGCGGGTCACGAGGTCCGGGTGGTCGATCTCCAGGTGCTGAGCGTGCGGCGGCTGCGCGACGAGGTGCGGTCGTTCCGCCCGGAGGCGCTCGGCATCTCCCTGAACTACCTGGCGAACGTTCCCGAGGCGATCCGGCTGGCCGAGCGGGTGAAGGAGGAGCTGCCGGAGTGCTTCGTGTTCCTCGGCGGCCACAGCGTCTCGTTCGTCGCCCAGGAGGTCATCGAGCAGGCGAAGGGCGCCGTGGACGCCGTGGTGCGGGGCGAGGGCGAGCCCGCCGTCGGACCGCTGCTCGAGGCGGTGCGGGACGGCGGGGTGGACGGGGTGCCGGGTGTCGTCACGGCGTCGGGGCGCGGCCCCGCCCCGCTGATGCTGCACGGCATCGACGAGCCGCTGCCGGCCCGGGACCTGACGCGCGGCCGGCGCCGCTACTTCATCGGCGAACTGGACCCGTGCGCGTCGGTCGAGTTCACCCGGGGCTGCCCCTGGGACTGCTCGTTCTGCTCCGCCTGGACGTTCTACGGCCGCAGCTACCGCAAGGCGTCCCCGGAGGCGGCGGCGGACGACCTCGCGGCGATCCGCGAGCCGAACGTGTTCATCGTCGACGACGTGGCGTTCATCCGGCCCGAGCACGGCGACGCCATCGCGGCGGAGGTCGAGCGGCGCCGGATCCGCAAGCGGTACTACCTGGAGACCCGCTCGGACGTGCTGCTGCGCCACCCGGAGGTGTTCGAGCGCTGGGCGCGGCTGGGGCTGCGGTACATGTTCCTCGGCATGGAGGCGATCGACGCCGAGGGGCTCGACCTGTACCGCAAGCGGGTCAGCCCGGACGAGAACCTGAAGGCGCTGGAGACGGCCCGGCGGATGGGCATCAAGGTCGCCGTCAACCTGATCGTGGACCCGGCCTGGGACGAGGAACGCTTCCGGGTGGTGCGGGAGTTCGCGATGGCCGTGCCGGAGATCGTGCACTTCACGGTGATGACGCCGTACCCGGGCACGGAGATCTGGCACACCGAGTCGCGCCGGCTCACCACCCGCGACTACCGGCTGTTCGACATCCAGCACGCGGTGGTGCCCACCACGCTGCCGCTGGACCGCTTCTACGAGGAGCTGGTGCGCACCCAGGCGGTCATCAACCGCAAGCACCTGGGGCTGCGCACGGCGTTCGGGGCGGCGCGGGTGCTGGCCCGGAACCTGGCGCACGGGCAGACGAACTTCGCCCGCATGCTGTGGAAGTTCAACCAGGTGTACGACCCGCGCCGGCAGCTCGCCGACCACGCGCGTCCGGTGCGTCACGAGCTGCCGCTCCCCCAGCGGCTCGACGTGGGCGACCGGCGCGCGCTGTACGTCCACACCCGCGGCGCGACCCAGGGCGCACCGGCCCGTCGGCTGCCCGGCTAG